The nucleotide sequence GGGTGTAGATCTCATCCGCTACCACCAGAAAGCAAACTAGTGTCTCCTAAAGTTCAAACTCTTCTTTTAACTCCTACATTTAATGATATAAACAGAACAACTCTCCAAAAACATGACCGCTTTTCTTTATTGTCTGCTTGTGGTGCCGAACACATTTGAACAGACGCTGGTTAACCAAATCATGAAACGTCTCAGACTGTTATTTCCCAGTGCAATTGCTACttcgtttcctctctcctctgtgaaaATCAGCTCTCCATTCATACTTGTCATGTGAAAATGTGCCATGTAAGGCTCACAGCTTGACTGACATGCATTCAAAAACAATTTGCACCTTTGAAAACATGCTGTTATGACTCTTTATCGTATGTGTTGCACTttgcagatttattttggtttaaaaaaaatggtacTTAAGGAGGCTGCAATGTTGTGTTGCAATTTCACCAGattggttttctttttcattttttttccctctttgtgtgtcGTATGGCAATAAAGCAGTGTGGACGCCAGGAGTCATTTCTTAGCACAAGTAGGCATATATTCTATTGAACTATTTTTATAGCCCAACAGAGCAGTATTATGTAATAGAGGGAGTAAAGTTTGGTTCAGTGATGCGTTTAAGTTTCAGTAAACACTGGAGAGCAatcacttaaaatgtacatttcattttgtgtgtctttgctgACAGTTTTATAGTCCAGTATACATGTTTGCTAATTCAGGACAGTGCTGTTGGATCTATTGAGAGTTGTCAAAtgattaagaaaaataaaaatccagtGCAAATTTGATGAACAGTTGTGCCATTGTTTGAGTTTTACCTTATTGCTTCATTAAATTTCCtcttatgttcgtttctcaggaccagcaataatgttcctgggtcaatttgaccccgggcatatttaattttccaaaagtgtcagaacccaaaaaaaatcccaatacacatttgtttaatctcattattaactccatgactaaccatttaaatcaatacttactgtaatggtgttctttaattctaataGATCATGGTTCCCATCAAAAGTCATGCCAACACACGCATTCTCACACTTTACAAATGAGGTCAAGAGaaagtgagtgagagtgagtgagagtggGCCACAAGCCAATATTGCCCTATTTATTTGTTATGTTACCATATTACACTGTTAATTTGACCTTTGATCTCTGCCCCTAATTTGTGCAGTTGCCCATGTAAAATGCTCCAAAAGatgcacaaacaacacaatCCCAATCCTCAACCCTATTGGGATTACTTTCAGACATTGGGGTAGTCAAACTTGATccaaaaagtgttttgtttcccTGGTTGAATTAAATATGGGTAACCAAAGAAATGTTGCAATTATTACAATGGGCAATTATATTGTGCTTTTTAAAGAACCCTGAACATCTTACAAATATCtcaatgtacattttttaactttaaaaatatatgtagCACAGTTTCCATCAGAGAGCTGGTCTGGAGCTTTTGATCACttcacatgggcttcatttGGACACAGAGTTGCCCAGATGTGTTTGGACTGCAGATGTtccagtttcctttttttttttttcaagttcaaGACATGAAGATTTATTCTTCCAGGGTTACAAGAATTCCTGATACTGACAGAGAGCATGTGACATGATCAAAATGGAAAGAAAAGCCTATAGATTATATCTACTATTTTTGCAGATAGAAAAGGACTTTCCTTCCCTTCTAGTGACTCAATGTAACTTCACGTTTTTTACCATGACTGACTGGAAAACCTGATTGGGCACAGGGCTGATCGTTGACGTgtgacaggttttttttttgcacttgagACACTTTTAACTGTCAACTTCCAAAgactaaacacaaacaaatatctgATTAACTTTAATTGAATTGTCTGAAAAGTTGACACTTAAAGTTTGGTTGATCATTTGTGAAATAAAACCCCCTGTGAGACAAAACTTCACaaaattatcaatcaatcaatctttatttgtatagcgccaaatcacaacaaacgtcatctcaagacgcttttactaccatagcagatctagaccaggggttcccaaagtgtgggtcgcaagacacaaatgggggggtcatgagatttcttccagaatatttttttatttaagttgtctaaaaatagtacattttacccgttATAGTAAAACGcgtcgacaaaaatagtagccaaacttgaaataaaaccttgaaaatagaaaatgtaatgagttttctgtctttctttttgccagatgactcctaagtttagggttagtgaacagtgaattatcaaaagcatcagtagcagcagggtAAGTcttaacggcacaggaaacacagacatgctcatataggtggAGTCATTTTCTGGAGACCAGcttaatgaagccacattaaatcaccaTGAGGGACGGtaggggtcgcgagtctttagcaccaatattttgggggtcacaggctgaaaagtttgggaacccctgatctagaccactctatgtcaaattatgaacagagacccaacaccaagccaccttaatccaccatgagcattgcaccttgcagtatttagctagttacagcggcaaggaaaacttcctttaacaggcagaaacctcaagcagaaccagactcatgttagacagatatctgcctcgactgagttgggtctggaaagagggatagaggagagagacagagagagggcgcggtgatagtgatgagacaagtagtagtagctgttggagtcaagcacgtctgtatcagctggagtctggaacgtccacagcaggaggacgtctacagcagctcagaagaacctacgagacgatggagctcagggactccagaaaggcctATGGTTAGTAACATTCAATGGGACGGGTAGGGTTGAAGTAATGATGTTATACTGAAACTGCTTGTGGCCAACAATCTAATTATATCTGAAATACTGAACTTTCTCACACTGAATCAAGAGTTGAGATTTGCATCTGCATGGAAAGACTTGGGTGGAACACGCAGGTAAGCATGTTTCACAGCGAGCATGAAACCACACTCCTTCATGAAAACAACGTTTAGAAAGAACCCACAACAAACTATGTCAGCAAATACCTCACAGCAAGTTTTATTTATACATCCAAAAACAAAAGATCATTTTTCTCACACTATATACAGATATTACATACAGTGTTTGTACACATATTACATAATTTGTACACaagaaaatatacataaaaatgtaaaccTTTGTATACAAAAAATACCTTAGACAAAATTAAACAAGGACCAATAACAAAAGGTGACTAGATTAGCTCATCCtatctttaaaaacagtaaTACAGTACATTCAATGAGTATAGGAATTTGTCAGCCATTTCTGAATTCAAGCAGTTAAATGTGCCTACGAgccctgttttcattttgttctacGAGATTCTCCGGAGAGGAAACTGGTGCGGTGATTAATCTCATGCAATGTGGATACAGCAGTAATGCCTTGCAAacttttcatcctttttttctttttttttttttagattcaacattGTGTTGGGAGGGAGCATTGTGTCAATGATTATTAGTGGCAACACTGCAGTAACAGAGAGGCCCGGTTGTCTCTGGTGGAGCTACGGGTTTACACTTCATAGTGTGTTATCTCTTTGGAAGGGAGAGACAGAACTGGGCCTCCTCACAGCTGGAAAAGGGGTGAggtgggagggaggggagggggttcTTTAATGAGTGtccaagcaacaaaaaaaaaacaacaaaaacaacaacaaaaaaaggcaaGACAGACAGGGGACACGTGAGACACCACCGACCTCCACCCGCTTCTGTGCAAATTAatgttggaaaaacaaacacaactgtTTTTCTCCACTAAATGAAATGGTGAACTTTACGTACGTTCCTATGATTTTTACCACTGAGAATCAAGCCAGAATCCACCATAACCATGTCGAGATTATTATGAATGCTGCCCCATGCAATCTCAGACTTTTTCCTGGAGTTTAATAGCTATCAAAAAATATTCTCCATCAGAATACGAGTTAAAAACAAACCGACATCGTACACAGCATACAAACATTGATCCCTCCGACCTCATAAAGAACTCAACGAGCATTTTGATAGccattaaaaaacaagagaCTCATTCTACAAGACACAGGTTCCACTGAATACATTGCAAAGAACAATTTCAATCCATTGCTACTCAATAATTCACCGACAAACCCCAAGATAGACTTCTACTCTATATACCTAATACTCAACAATGTCTGACGATCTGTCAATTGTGTCATATCTATTAAAAGCCATGGTTGGACTGCTGAATGCGTCGTGAACAGACAGTGGGAGGAGTTCTCTTTATGTAGAGTTCTCAACTTTAGTTAAAATCAATGCCAGGTTTGCGTTTAGCTTAAAACTCACTAAATAACTGAGTAACACAGACAGTCAACCCAACTTCACCTTCAGTGGAAATTTTAGAGTGAGTTTCCTTGAAGTCCTGAAACTGAATTTGCTTTCTCTATGCCAAGAAAGTCATTAAAGACCATTGTATATGTGGACCAGAGAGCACCTTTGGGAGTAGACACTTAAAGTCCCTGGATTGCGCCTTCATCACCCCAAACATTAACACTGAAAGTCATGTATGAGCCTTTAAAATCCACTCAAGAGCAGAAGTTAGGCTGACCTGATCGTTGATCTCGAGAGGCTCTACTTCTGAGAGAAACTGTTGTAACGTTAGAAGTTTAAAAACAGTTATAGAGGCCAAAATATCTTTCTGATCCATCCTAGAATCATTAAATGAAGCTACATGTAATGAGACCGATAAAATACTTTATGATGTTAGAGTTatgttaatgtgtttattgCTTTAAGAAACTATATTTACCTTCAAGTGTCTACTAGGCCACTCAGAGTCCCACAACCAACGGTGAGGTCAGAGATATTTGACGTCTGAGCAAACCAATAAATGAGCACATAAACAGTATACACAATataaaaaacagctgtttaaaaGTATTTTGGTAAATCCACATGACCGTGAAATCTGACTCAGTAAGATTCTATATCATAACAGTTAAATAGCTCGAAACATAATGGGTCACAAAGATCACAACCAGTACTCTTCTTTTTCAGAGGGTGACAGAAGCAGTGTGAGGAACAggtggagaaagaaaagaatgcGATGGCCATCTGAGCAAGGCAGGGTACAGTTGATCACTGACGACAAAGTGACCTCATAATCTCTGTTAAGGTCCTTCCACCTGTTTTCACCCGTTCACTTCATCACAGAGTGTCAATGCTCTCCCCTGCTGAGGAAAAACCACAAGGCATCAAACATGTGGACTCACGCTGACGTACAATCCCAGAGACCGTCTGGCTGCAGACTTTTAGAGAAGGAAACTAGAAAAAATTGAGGATAATCAGAGGTTTTGTGCAAATTCATTATCAAATAGTGCACTATTACCACATTGCACACATGTAGCAGATGGAGAGGATCGGTCTGCTGGATTGTAAGTGACTGTGAGTCCACACACGACAATGCAGCCGCTGCAGGGCCACCCTGCTCTCATTTACTCTGCGTGAAAGGTGGCGTGGCGCTTTTGGCACTTGCAGCGGTGGCACTAACTATTGTAAAGCCAGCGGGGGGCGCTGTGGAGCTGTGGCTGGGCTGCACGTCTTTCGGGATGCCACTGTGGGACGCCAATTGATGGCCAAAGGCAGCGCTGAACTGAGGGAGCTGTTGCTTGGGCTGAGTGGAGGTCAGGAGATCATGTGATGAGGACGAGGGGGCGGAAGGAGTCGTTAGGCCCGTCATCCCGCTCTGAGGCATCGCTGAGAGCGCAGCCATGGGCTGCAGCGTCACAGAGTGGGTGGTGGCCGGGGGAGTGGACAGCGAGGTGGATATGAGATGACTTTCTGATCCTATGAGATTGCCGAACTGCGCGGGGTCAgttagagggagagggagattgTTCCATGATGAGCGCGGTGCCCCACTGAGAGGGACTTCCAGCAGTAGAGGGGGGTCAGTCTGGAAGGAGCCAGCATGGGGAGAGGATATGTGGTCACTGTATGGGGATGGCACATGCTCACTGCTGTAGTGGCTGCCTTGAGGAGACGACGTGGGTGCGTCTGACTTTGCCAGCACATGTGATGTGTGAGTCCGTGAGAACGTTCGCTCTGATATGGAGGTTTGGGTGAGCagggaggtggtggagggggctatggaagaggaagaagatgaggtCAGGTTGGAGCAGGACGTCAGGGGCTGGTTAGTGGGCTGAGGTGTCGATGAAGGGGGAAACTGACCACCAGTTGACTGCAGTAGGTTTTCCTCGAGCTCCAGGCTGGTGAAGTTCTCTGTGGGAATGCGGCTGTTCAGCAGGTCCCCCATCCCCCCCGTCTGGACTTGACCAGGGAACACAGTCATGGCTCGGTGGTCCACTCCTTCAGAGGGGGCTAGGTCTCCTATAGAGGTCAGGCACACCAGAGAGTCTGGATAGGAGCCCATGGCCTGCAGAGCACGCACCAGCTCCTCAGCCACCTCTGTGGTGGGCAGTAACTCCCCGTTCTTacctaaacaacaacaacaacaacaacattataaAATCGCCAGGACAACTATATTACTGTGCTGCACAAGTAAGAGCTGTATGACAACCTTCAAATAAGTCGAAGTCTTGCAGGTCATCAGGTAGTCCCGGCAACACATCGGAGAAATCCTCTTGGTTTAGCTCCAGGTCATTTGGAATGTCTGCCATGTCGTTAGTGATGTCATCAGGAAGCTCGTCTGTGCTCAGGTCTGGGGTTGAAGGGCTCCtgcaacaaacaagacaaaaaatgttaaaaagaggaAAGCATGACCTACCGCTCTGTGCTTAAAAGTACTCccacactttgtttttaactcttcagTGTAGAGGGACAAACCTGATGCTGGCCTGCGAGGGCATGGCAAGGCTTGTAGAAGGCATTCCCAGGTTCCCCTGCGGTAACGCTGGAGGGATGGGTTTCTGTGGCCTCCGaggtcctctcctcctcttctttttgtgttttttggtgAGTGCCGGTGGTTTGGTCTTTTTACGTGGCTTTCGCTGTTGCTGCTGGTGCTGCACACGTCTATTACCGTCCCCTCGCAGGAAGTTATCCTGTGTGGAATATATGGAAGAGCAATGAGCCATCATGGAGCAGAACCAGGCAAGCCGTATCCCCCCTGTGTTCagtcttcatgctaagctaggTGTGCAAATATTTATGCTGCAGACAAGACTAGCATCAATTACCTCATTCAACTCTgttgaataaaaagaaacagaagtaTGACCAAATGCCAGACTTATACTTCAGAAGTTGAACTCACCATTTTTTTGGCATGCTCTTCACAGAGTGGTGTCTGGTGGGTGATATCAAACACAGGGATGGAGCACTGCTGACCATCTGCAAATTTGGCTGTGCAGCTTGCAAAGAGCTGCTGAGATCGATTCAGCAGGATATCTATATAGAACCATCAAGGAAATAACAGGATACCAGAGACAACAAAGGGCATGGGATTATAATAGAGCATCACATCGGGGGGAAAATGATACACAGCAGTGTGtcaaaaaagctgaaaaaggggcgctggtggcctagcggtctaagcgccccacatacagaggctacagtcctcgtcgcaggggtcaccggttcgattcccggccggtcgaccatttcctgcatgtcttcccccactctctactccccatatttcctgtctctcttcagctgtcctataaaataaaggcaaaaaggccaaaaatataacttaaaattttttttacaaaaaagctgaaaaataGATAACACCAAACTTGAATGAGATAATGTGTCCCTGCCAAGCATGTACACTTGTAGCAACAGAGCTGAACAATTAATGTTGTGGTGGAAAGGATACGCTGAAAGCAGTGTTGAGTGAAGGGCAGTGCTCTGTTGGTGCAGGCCTGGCCCTTTGTTCTGCCAGTGCAGGTCCCTGGATCTGTCTTCTGCTGCCTTGCTGGAGAACTActgcagacacatacacacagaagaGTGTGAAAACAGCAGCACCTCAATGGTTGATCCATACATTTTGAATTAAGAGATGATGATTGCAAGATAAGAAGAGACACAATAGCTGAATTGATATAAGACACCAGATGAAGCACAACCtattttaaatctgtgttttcagatttttgtttcTTGATGGAAAGTTTCTGCTGGTTagaaaatgcagacatttaacaCATTTGGCTTTCCCTTCTTGTTTTCATAGTCCTGTAGTTCTGAGGCACAAACAACAAACTGCTCTGAATGTTGTTGGATTACCTTGAGGAGCTTCGAGAGGCACCACGTAGCTCCTGGATCAGCTGCCCGGCACAGTCAGGGTTGTTACTGGCAGCATGCAGCAAGGCTTTGCGGAAGGCATAACGGTATCTCTTCTGGCGGATAAACGCCCTCTCCTCCCAGCACATATGCTTGTATTTCTCCCGGAGGTACGAGCAAAGCCGAAGTAGCCTTGATCGCCGTGAGGAGCCTCTGTCATCTTCCAGCCTgttgatgcaaaaaaaataattatcagCAGTCATGAAAAGAAGTGTCAGGTTACAGTTAAAACTGCAGAGTTAAATATTGGGGTACTAACCCATTCTGTGGTCTCCAAGAGCTCTGGTAGGGAACAAATGTCACAGCCtcttcgtcatcatcatcagcactGTCTTCAGACCAGTCCAACCCTGGAAGACAACTCGTTAGAAGAGCTAATCTAAACCAGCAAACTCAAATTTTAAGTCCTACATCATAATTTAGGTATTTCAGTCATCCTAAACACAtctgataaatgaataaaaagtagCCACCTAGATGAGGAAAGAGGTCTCCGTGCTCCTGGTGTCTCTTGGCACAGAGCTGGACCAGGTGTTGCAACCTGGCCAGGCAGCTGGCTGAAGGGGAAAGGGCAGCCGGACGCATGACGACCACATGCCGCTGATTGCTGCTGCCACTGTCCTTGCAACTAACAGGCAAGTGAGTAGCAGTCAAAGGCATTTTCCTGCTGACTGATAGCCCAGAGGGTTGCACTGGACTGGGTGCTGCATTAGCAGGCATCCCTGGAGGCAGAAAGTTGACCGTCTGAGGTGGTGATGGATTGCATAATAAACCCTGCTGCTTTCCTGGGAAAATGAAGGAAGTCACACTGGAGTGATGGGGTGGCTGAAGACGACCTGACTGCTGCCGTGGGAGGTGAGTGTTGAGCGGCGAGGAAGGGTGAACGCGGGAGACAGGAGAGGGACTAAAGTGCTCAGGAGGTGGTTGGAAGAGGTCCGTGTCATGGCAGAGTTTCTGGTTGAGCACCAGGCGACTCTGCAGTTTCTTCTTGATGGCGTTGGTCTTCCGAGGAGTTCCCACTTCCTCGCCGTCTGTGTCATCTTCATAAAAGGCAAAAGGGTCCAGGAATTCCCCATCAGGGAGGGGTAACAGGCGTGTACAGGGGGGAGATGGTGGGAGTTCATCTAGACCATTGGGGGCTTTCAAGGCTAAAGAGGGCACAGTTATGTTGAGAGCAACTGACTCCAGGTGAGCCCGTGAGCGCATATCCTCCAAAGcatcatgtttctttttccGTTCCTTCTTGGGGATAAAGCCCAGAACCTGCAGGTGGCTGTTACAGtatctgaaagaaaaaacaacatcctCAGCATACTCTGCACACATTATACACAATGTTTCCTACTCAAATAAGGTGtgcacaaatatacacacctgCGGTCCTCAGACTTAGGGATGGGGTTGGTACATCTCTGGCTGTTGTACTTGGCCACATATTCACATTGCTTGAAGGGGGCAGTCTTATCCTCCAAAACGTGCCGGATACAGAAAGCATAGCCGTTTAGTCTGCGCTGCTTGCAGAGCTTTGGGCTGTATGAGCACAACGGCTTATTGTCCACCTCTGAGAAGTGTATGTGTTTGCCTTCATACATCACGTTACTCTTGTTCGTGACAACATCAGCTGATGGGATAAAGTCAGGGAAAACCAAGAGTTACATCACGAACACTTCATACTACAGAGGTAACCATGCATGCACATACAGGGGGAAACAGTCACCTCTGTAGCAGCTGACTGCTTACCCAGCTTTCTGAGACCCCACATATTTATGCCTTTTAATTTAGTTTCATATGAATAAATTGTTTAGactataaatattaaatatatagtGAGCCAAAATTAACCccattttcaaaaatatatatattccaGTCAAACATTGCCTGTAAATGTTATTTGCATTAATACCCTCTATTTTCCAGTGTCATAATACCTCATTGAGAAATGACTGGGAAATACAGAATAAGCAATTATATTCAAAAGTCCTTACAATTATCTTTCAAGATAGCACTTAAAAGATGATATGATTACAGTACGACACAAGAGAGCATGACAGCAGTCTACACGGCTAAGTTGAAAGTTATGAAACTGTCACTTGCTAGTGTGTTAAGTTAAACAGTTAATGTAGGACTAGCCTAATACTCAAATGAAGGAGTCGCCCTACTCTTTAAAGCATATAAACAagttaattttttaaatgttatgccTCATGACAAATGAGCATTACAAATATGATACCACAGGTTTGTCacattcagtggtggacagtaacaaagtaaatgtacttgagtactgtacttaagtacagtttttgagtatctgtactttacttgagtattattttttggggaacttattacttttactccactacattcagaagacaattattgtactttttactccactacatttctatcagtgctctagttactcactacttttgctttgaagtcagctcatgaatttccttctcttttctggaAAATCTgatctccacggttgaacgtggagcaaacacagagcaaatttcactcagatcaggtaGTTCagttagaggtggtaatgatggctataattctccacctgagcacccatggtcatatcttcagcccgtgttagaggtttttgaaaggAAGAACGATActtatcatttgaaatgttctccctgtttcccactctgcccaaacatacaaacattcactctccaacctgagaaagtgtgttgagctaagtaactttgtttaattccagatgaacattttaaactaagttgtctgtgcttggagtaacttagtttctatttttattccatggtatagtttttagagatttcaagtaattgtttctaaataaacataatggaacagaatgtacttctatgtattcttgactgccatcattctttgtgaaaatacaacgttttgagatttcaTTAAGAAGAACTTTGAATACTTATTTCAAAAGCAAgaacttcagtactttaacttaagtaataatctgacagagcaactttcacttgtgttggagtaatatttgaccaggaggatctatactttgacttaagtaatgaagctgtgtactctgtccaccactggtcatATTACACTGTAACTACAATTACAGCGGTAGCCTTTCAGCTTCAATATTAGCTTAGCTGCTAGATCTACTAGTAAAGTGTGTTTACAAGTTGGCTGAGTGTTTTACGGTCCTAGCAGCTCAGGTGACATTACCCAGGTACATACAGGTTGGGTTGATAGCCGAAAAGTAAACGATTTCAGGAAAAGACGGAGAACCGGACAGGCAGCTAACGGTTTCTAACATTTGCTAGCTTAACTACCATTTTAGTCGGGTGagctagcttgttagcttgAGTCCAAGGCAAGCTTAACACTGAAATTAAAGATATACATGCAACACACATCCTTCTTAGTTCTATAATAAATGATCTTATCCAAATTGACACGGGTGaacatgttaaaacaaacacacagacataaaaagTCTAATTTGGTGGTACGCTAACAAGCTATCAAGGCTAAAAACACAGAATAGTAGGCGGTAGCTAACCAGGAAACGGAAACATTAGCGAATGTAACACTATAAAGGTTTATTTTCACTTCAGTTTTGAGCAGGAAAATTCAGACATAGTCTAGAAATAAACCAAATAGTGGATAACCCGCGTTCAGAAGATTTTTGTGTATATAAGCAAGGTATATAATAAGCAAATACTCTCAAACAAAGGGTCTAAATACAAGGCTTTAAGGCCTGTTCACGAAGGCCTTCATAATAGTCGATATGAATGATAGCCTCTATCGTTACATAATGTGACATTAGCGGTCTACAGACCTTAAAATTGTTAACGTTGCTCAGCTTTCCACTTCTGCTTGTGACAATGAGTCATTCGGTCATAAcataattcacaaaataaatgaGTCATTATTTGAAGGCCTCTTAGCTCTGATAGCCCAGCGGCCTCCAGTTGAACTTCCAGGCCGGCTGAGGCCTGAGTGAGACGGTGACCACAGAAATCGAGACCGAGGCTGGATGCAGTTTCGCTTACCTTGAACTGGTATGGGCTGTGTAAGGTATTCGCTCCAGATAGACGGCCGAAAACACTCCTAGGATCAGCTAGGCTATTTGTGTGTCGATATACGAGATAGGAAAGTAACAGTGATCTTCATCGAGCTCGGAATATGTAGAAATAAGGATGCATGTAAATATATGCTATCCAGAGCAAATTACAAGCCGAAGGTAGGCTGCTGAGGATTTTTGTTGGATCCACAGCAGACTCCTCACAGCACCACTACAGGCACTGCGGGGACATGACAACAATCcgctcaacaacaacaacctatcctaccatattggaaattcaaCTTTGTTAAAAACCC is from Notolabrus celidotus isolate fNotCel1 chromosome 10, fNotCel1.pri, whole genome shotgun sequence and encodes:
- the LOC117819958 gene encoding INO80 complex subunit D isoform X2; the encoded protein is MYEGKHIHFSEVDNKPLCSYSPKLCKQRRLNGYAFCIRHVLEDKTAPFKQCEYVAKYNSQRCTNPIPKSEDRRYCNSHLQVLGFIPKKERKKKHDALEDMRSRAHLESVALNITVPSLALKAPNGLDELPPSPPCTRLLPLPDGEFLDPFAFYEDDTDGEEVGTPRKTNAIKKKLQSRLVLNQKLCHDTDLFQPPPEHFSPSPVSRVHPSSPLNTHLPRQQSGRLQPPHHSSVTSFIFPGKQQGLLCNPSPPQTVNFLPPGMPANAAPSPVQPSGLSVSRKMPLTATHLPVSCKDSGSSNQRHVVVMRPAALSPSASCLARLQHLVQLCAKRHQEHGDLFPHLGLDWSEDSADDDDEEAVTFVPYQSSWRPQNGLEDDRGSSRRSRLLRLCSYLREKYKHMCWEERAFIRQKRYRYAFRKALLHAASNNPDCAGQLIQELRGASRSSSSSPARQQKTDPGTCTGRTKGQACTNRALPFTQHCFQHILLNRSQQLFASCTAKFADGQQCSIPVFDITHQTPLCEEHAKKMDNFLRGDGNRRVQHQQQQRKPRKKTKPPALTKKHKKKRRRGPRRPQKPIPPALPQGNLGMPSTSLAMPSQASIRSPSTPDLSTDELPDDITNDMADIPNDLELNQEDFSDVLPGLPDDLQDFDLFEGKNGELLPTTEVAEELVRALQAMGSYPDSLVCLTSIGDLAPSEGVDHRAMTVFPGQVQTGGMGDLLNSRIPTENFTSLELEENLLQSTGGQFPPSSTPQPTNQPLTSCSNLTSSSSSSIAPSTTSLLTQTSISERTFSRTHTSHVLAKSDAPTSSPQGSHYSSEHVPSPYSDHISSPHAGSFQTDPPLLLEVPLSGAPRSSWNNLPLPLTDPAQFGNLIGSESHLISTSLSTPPATTHSVTLQPMAALSAMPQSGMTGLTTPSAPSSSSHDLLTSTQPKQQLPQFSAAFGHQLASHSGIPKDVQPSHSSTAPPAGFTIVSATAASAKSATPPFTQSK
- the LOC117819958 gene encoding INO80 complex subunit D isoform X1, with protein sequence MYEGKHIHFSEVDNKPLCSYSPKLCKQRRLNGYAFCIRHVLEDKTAPFKQCEYVAKYNSQRCTNPIPKSEDRRYCNSHLQVLGFIPKKERKKKHDALEDMRSRAHLESVALNITVPSLALKAPNGLDELPPSPPCTRLLPLPDGEFLDPFAFYEDDTDGEEVGTPRKTNAIKKKLQSRLVLNQKLCHDTDLFQPPPEHFSPSPVSRVHPSSPLNTHLPRQQSGRLQPPHHSSVTSFIFPGKQQGLLCNPSPPQTVNFLPPGMPANAAPSPVQPSGLSVSRKMPLTATHLPVSCKDSGSSNQRHVVVMRPAALSPSASCLARLQHLVQLCAKRHQEHGDLFPHLGLDWSEDSADDDDEEAVTFVPYQSSWRPQNGLEDDRGSSRRSRLLRLCSYLREKYKHMCWEERAFIRQKRYRYAFRKALLHAASNNPDCAGQLIQELRGASRSSSSSSPARQQKTDPGTCTGRTKGQACTNRALPFTQHCFQHILLNRSQQLFASCTAKFADGQQCSIPVFDITHQTPLCEEHAKKMDNFLRGDGNRRVQHQQQQRKPRKKTKPPALTKKHKKKRRRGPRRPQKPIPPALPQGNLGMPSTSLAMPSQASIRSPSTPDLSTDELPDDITNDMADIPNDLELNQEDFSDVLPGLPDDLQDFDLFEGKNGELLPTTEVAEELVRALQAMGSYPDSLVCLTSIGDLAPSEGVDHRAMTVFPGQVQTGGMGDLLNSRIPTENFTSLELEENLLQSTGGQFPPSSTPQPTNQPLTSCSNLTSSSSSSIAPSTTSLLTQTSISERTFSRTHTSHVLAKSDAPTSSPQGSHYSSEHVPSPYSDHISSPHAGSFQTDPPLLLEVPLSGAPRSSWNNLPLPLTDPAQFGNLIGSESHLISTSLSTPPATTHSVTLQPMAALSAMPQSGMTGLTTPSAPSSSSHDLLTSTQPKQQLPQFSAAFGHQLASHSGIPKDVQPSHSSTAPPAGFTIVSATAASAKSATPPFTQSK